The DNA segment GTTATAAAGAAGACTTTGATAGGTTATAAGGtagaaaacaaatgtgaaactTTTCCCGTAAACCCTGTGTCGCCTGCCTTCTCCCAGATATACGAGAGAAGCCTACAGGTCCTTCAACAAAGAGCACAAAAGctccaaaacaacaacacaaaaaacaaaacaaaaaaaaaccccatggcATAAAATCCTGTCTGCTCACCACGGGCCACAAATCCAATCCAGCAATCCAAGAGAGCGCAGGTAGCAAAACTTCAAAATCATAAAGTGCTCTCCAGAAGCCACTCAGACCTCGAGAGCTTGTCCCTGGCCCGGCGAATGTTTGTTGTGCTCTCGAGCTGCGGCAGCTCTCCGCTCATTGACAGGCTGCGTTTGGAGCGCAGGCTGGCCCCGGTTTTTGGGTAGGCCACGTAGCAGCGCTCCGCGTACGACTCTGCGTTGAACGAGTGCCTGCGGTTCACCCTCGCCCCTCCTGCGGGAACAGTCATGTATTGTCGAGCAACTTGATGGGGCCGCGGAGCCCTGGGGATGGCAGTCAACTTGGTGGGCTGGCCCGGTACAGCGAGAGTGATGGCTTGGGCCGTTTTCACATCCGACGAGTTATTCCGGTTCATGTTGTCGAGCTCGACATCTGCTTCGGCTCGGCGAGCCTCAGAGGGTTTTGTCGGAGCGGTCGAATGCTTGGGTCTCGGAGTGCCCGGGGAGGCTGGGTGCCAGCTGTGACTTCCAGCTGAGGTAGAGACCGTGCAGTCAGGGACAGACGGTTTCGTGGATGCCACCACGACAGGCGGTCGCTGCTTGGCTGGCTCCGGGGCAGGCAGGGCGACACGGAGGCAGTCCTTGTCATTCTTCTCTGGCCGCAGAACCTGCTTAGAGAGGGACTTGGGAATCCCACAGCCCTGTAGCTGTCCATCACTGCTCAGTGACCTAATATCCCCCATCTCTAGTGCCTGACAGGAGGCAGGGAGAAGGCAAGAGCGAGAGGAATGAAAGCAAATCTATGAGACACACATTTCAATACAGACAGAACTAATAAGgattaaaagaacaaaatgcaAGGAATCGTCGCCCACTGACCTTATCTGTATCCCCTTGGTTACACACCCGATAACGCACAATGAGGAAGATGATAAAAGCGAGCACAGACGCCACGATAATCCCTCCGATGATAACCACAATGGTACCACCGAGAAACTGGGACTGCATGAAATGGCATCTCAGGTACTGCGGCTCAGTGGTAAAGTGGATGCAACCAATCACCCTGGTGGCGGTCAGCGAGGTCACCTGGTCGTCATAGATGGCCAACACGCACAAGTCGTAGTGCGTACCAGCCGCCAGGTTGTTTACTAAGATGCTCTTACTGGTCGGGGGTATCatcctgtaaaaaaaacaagaagaagaagaagaagaagaaaaagaagaaaaggcttTGTGACTGTTCCGACATACTTTAGATTAGAGAAGGCTGAATGAAAGGAGACAGAGCAAATCAGATTATCAGCCTTATTGTTTTGTAGGGATAAAAATGACATGACAATCATTTATCTCTCAGGGGGCTATTTACGATCTGTCTAGGCGTAATCTTTTGTGACATTTGATTTATTCTCTCAAACATCATTACAGATAAAAGGTTGCTTCGGTAGCTGGGGACACGCGGATCCCCCGTTTGTTCACAACATCAAGATTACAGGACGGGACACAACTCTTTAATGTCTCTTTAATTCTGTGGCCGCGGCTGAAACACCATATGTGTTACTGACTTTGAAGTTCatttagggagaaaaaaaagggtggtggtggggggcagTGGGGTATCTTGCGAAATGATCCTATCATATCACAGTGATTAGCACAAAATATGCGGTGAAAGGGTGCAGAGATGAAAGTATCCTGTGTACGCCAGTTCCTCAGATGGGCATGTGTGAAGCCTCTGatgctttttttgtaaaaactgtGGAAGACTAGTCTTTCATCTTCCTATGAGTCCTCAGCTTAGTGCTGAcattctgttttgattttgttgattAAGCATTATCAAGCTTCTGCACGTCGTAAATGACACACTCCAGCAAGGGGAGATTACGAGTCGAAGAATGAGAAGTCAGATACAGTGCATTAGTCTGTCTTCCTGATAGGATTAATAGACGCCACAAATAATCGCGTTGACAGCCAGGTCCATTTCTTAATGACTAAACATCCAAAGTGATTTAGAGATTCAAAGAACACCGTGAAGGTAAAACAAGGGCCGTGGAACGCATACATATGCTTagattcagctttaaagtttgtTGGGCAGTAAGAAAAggagctttttcttcttcacatctGCTCACCTGTATACCAATGAATCATCGTACGTCCCATTATATTGGATCTGAAACATGCGGATTCCAGGAATACTCCTGTGGAAGTTGAACTTGACCAGAGCTGAGGTCGAGGTGGCCTCAGCAATTACTACTTTCTTCTCCTGGCTCGTCTTTGCATTCCCCAGAGGCACCCCTCCTGCCTCTGCCCCCGTCTTGGTCACTGTGGCGATATCTGATGAGCCGGGGTCACGCTCCTGCTCCTCGACTGTGTTATTGGTGATGTGAGGGAGTTTGGTAATGACCAGCTTTACTGCACTGTGGGCCTCTCCGGCTGGGTTGGAAGCCACACAGGTAAAGGAACctgaaacaaaaaccaaacagattAACTTTCTCCTGCCTTAAATTCATCACAATGTACAAATAAGCCCTGTGGGTCAGAAATGTGTAATAGAGAGCTTGGCAAAGAAccaattatatatattattagttCCAATTTCTTCCGTTGAATCTATCAGAAAATGCCAAAGATGATACTTATTTGTGCAACAACAACATCTACAGAAGATGAACAGTTTCTGAAAGTCATAACCTTaagaaataacaggaaaaaaaatcagcaaagacCTGTTAGATGCATCTGGATGTTCAGCTAATCCATTTACTGTCCAAGCCATTTCTGATACACTTCAGTGGAAATGTGACTGTCAATAAGCccttcttaaggaagggaaacagggagaaaagtctgaggtatgccaaattacacaagaaccgGACTGAaagtcagtggcaacaggtcttatggagtgccaaatccaaatttgaaaaatTTGGCTCAAATTTTTGACAATatagaggaggtcaggagagaagtACAACAGTAACCGTCTACAGCCATCTATAAAACATctctaaaacatggtggaggctctgcaTTTAGCCACTTTTGTGGATCTTCTAAACATGTGTGGATATATAAATGCAGAAAGGTACCCTAACATTTTGATCCATCATGCAATACATGAGCcggtgcagtaaaagcatagctaaacagaaaaatacacacaatagaacactatcagtcatggattgaccTCTCTGGAGcaaggacctcaacattactgaagcagtgtgagataatcttgacagagaacagaataaaagggaaaaacatccaaagaagagctttgaatgtccttcaagaagcccagAGAACTATTCATGAAGACTACttgaagaaatgacaagaagtcgcctaagagagttcaggctgtgttgaagaataaaggtgaccATATCAAACATTGGCTTTCAACTTTGTTACAATTGTAAAAACTCTATTTGTTCCTCATAGTCTGTATTTCCATATATAATTACACTTGCTTCACTAAGTCACTGCACCTGTTTCCAATTTTCCTAaccaaatataaagaaatgaggagtggctcaagacatttgcacagtactgtatattcTCTTGTGCACTGTGATCATTGTACAACTTCCTCGTCTGCTTGGTGTAACGGTTGTGCAGACAAATCAGAGTGGTTACAAACAAAGCACAGAGCCATGCATactctctgtgtttctgaatTATACATTACTCTGACCTTAGAGGATCCTCCGGCTCTGCTGATGTGAATTATAACACcagaataaactgaaatgaactgaaatggAGGTAGTGGGATATTTTTCACCTGCTTTTTTGTCCGTTCTTTCCATCCTGTACAAATTTATGCTTGACtacatttgtttttactgaCTTTGTGTGAAAATTTCTTTGGATACAaggcaaaaactgcagtttttcaaaTGGTCCCCTGAGGCTGACTCCAAAAGGCTAGTCAGTGATAAACTCCCATGCTGAAATGCGACTATTTCcagcaaaaacacatcaaataaattgaatttaaaaaaaaccccaaaggtTACAAAAACAGTTTCAGTCCTTCTAGCTGATTTCCCCATTCATGACAACTGTGCAGTTTTCAAATTGTGCATTTTTAGGGGTCATTCTGTGCAGACAGATGGTTGCCAAGACAGGCGGATATAGCCAGTAGCTCTCTACGAGGCTTCACCGTAAACAATTTAAATGAGTGAACTGGACCAGACTTGATGTTTATGGTGTTGGTGCTTTTCACTGCActcttaatgcaaatatctgacAAATAAAAGTGCTTTCTGTGTGCCTAATTGGACTAACAGATCATCCAAGAAGTCTGTGCTCTGCGAGTCAAATTCTggtatttcatttttatgttactTAGCACTAATTACCAGATATGCGATCTGTGCAAAACACCCATCCAGTCTGTTCTTTCAACAGTAGCTTTTACTTAgcacccccctcccctcttATTTATGGTCACTTCTGGCTTCAGACTGGAAACATTGGAAAAACATCACCTAGCTCTCTCCAAAGGAAAACAAGCTCAGCCTTCCAGCACTTATGGACTAATTAATACAAAATATCTAATCTTTCTAGTGTTGTACTTGAAAAGCTTCTGCTTTGAATCAGGACAGTTCTAAGGACTACCTCGGGATAAGTACCCACTGTGGAAGTCCTGAGCAACTAGATATCAAATTCCAAGTTTTTTACCTAAGCAGCACTAACAGAAACTCTAAAATGATGTAATAGTCAGCCAGCGGATGGTAATACAGCATCACCTCTTGCTGtggtcttttatttttctttctaatccTGTTTCGGTCTCTGCACGTTCTGTCCACATAGCTTCACTGTGGTCGACACCTCGTATCAAACTGATGAACATTGCTAGTGAAGATTTTTTAACATTTCGCTTTGATGAGTCCAAATCACATCATGTAGCTTGTGTTGCACATAAGCTCAATACAGCCTGGAGTCCACTATCAGTTCACCTCTCTGAGCTTTCGTGCCATTTTAAAGGCTAGCATGGGGAGGTCTGTGTTTCCTGCCAAATGTTTCACCAGCTGGAGCTTATAATGGCAGTAGCTTTTGATAGTTTTgcttgtgtgtttgatcagtcaACACTTACATCTAGACTAGTCACACAGCACGTCCCGTCACTCCAACTTCCTTCAAAGCTTAAGCAGAAACAGTACTTACACCGGCACAAGGAGCTTAAAAAGGACCTTTAGCTTCGGCTGCTGGCGATAGTGAATACGAATGTGTTTCAAGATGTTAGACACTGTTTCTGGAAAATTTCAGGTATCTAAAATGTTAATTGTTAACAAGTAAAAGtgtcaaaacacatttctttgcaAACAGATGCATATGACAGGAACTTTGCCACGAATAAGCACACAGGCACGTCTCCACACTCAAAACTTTATCACCCGGTGTAGGTAAATACTACAGCCTTCCATGCTTATGTGCAAGCAAACAACTAATTCCGCTCCGTCAACAACATAAAAGCCCAGTCAGTGCAGTGTAAACAGACCGGAGTCCTTGACAGTGCTGATTAGGATGTCCAGCGTGCCGTCGGTGTGGACTACAGCCCTGGAGGAGTTGGACATAAGGCGTCCATCAGGTGCAATCCAGTGGATAATGGGGTCAGGGTCGCCCCTAGCCTTGCAGCGCAGAGTCACACTCTGACCCTCCAAAGCTCGCAGCTCCTGAGGCAAAGGGAGGAACAGGCAATCAGAGCGAGAGCTTCTTTTAACACCAATTAGATAAAGACCCTgatcaaaactgaaaaacacaaattacacaCAGAAGTACTTTTGTGCTGCACGGTGTGGCTtagatattattattaatgccgTTACTGATGATGTTGCGTTTCACAATCTCATTCCCTGTGAATGTAATCAGCAATTGATCATTGTCACGTTACTGAATTAGCATTATTATAACGGGAAGATCATCAATGAGACAGTACATCGCAGTTCATACGCTTGAGTCCAAATATAAGTTCATTTTCTCTGCAATTATGCAAAATAGGTCTGCTGAATGTAAATGAGATGATATATCTGTAGTTCTTTGGCAAGGATTTGATCAGATAATTTTGTTTGGATGCAAGGATAGAATCAGTCCGAGCTTCCACTGTGTATTGAGAGCTGCACTGCGGTTCCATCGCTAAACTGCAAATAGCtttattaaaactgaaaatctgaCCAAAGAACTCCTCTAAAAACACCATCAGGTGCTGCAGTTTGATTTCAATTTTCaagcactttattttttatgatttgCGAGCTGAGTGGCCCAGATGAGTCCCACAACTCTTGTAAGAGTTCTCTGAATCACAAAGCTAATATTTGGTGTGACAGTCAAAGGCAGCAAATAGTGCAACCTTGGATTAACTAAGGCAAAATCCGATGTGTGGCTCAGAGTGAAGCAGTACAGAATATTGCGTCTTAACGGTCCACAGCTTAACTCGAAGACGTACCTGAGAGTACCTGGTGATGAGAGGAGGCTCGCACAGGAACTCCTCTTCCGAAACAGTCCAGAAATAGCGTCCGGCGAGGTGTTGCGGTGAAGCACAGGTCTCCAGATCATCCTCCCTCTGCAACCTCCGCAGCCAAAGAAGCTCACAGTTACACCTCAGTGGGTTGCCCCCAAAGCTCAGTGCGAACGATGTAGGCCCCATTTTCCCAGATGTTGCCAGGACCCCAGCTCTCTGGAAAATAGGATCAGGAGGAAGCTTCTGGAGCTTGTTGGAGGTCACATCCAATCGCTTAAGCTTCTGCAACCCAGAGAAGGTGCCCTCTGGGATGTAGCTGAGCATGTTGTGATCCAAATTGAGCGTATGGAGATTGGGCATCCTCTGAATGGCCACCCAGGGGGCGCTTTCCAAGTTGTTGTAAGACAGGTCCAGCTCCTCCAGTGCTGTCAGGTCATTAAAAGCCCCGCTTTGGATGTGGGTGAGCTGGTTGTTGTTGAGGATGAGGTGGTGCAGCTTGGACATGCCGCTGAAGGTGTCGTTGTTGATGCGGGTAAGCCGGTTGCTGTCGAGGTGAAGAGCTCGTAGGTTCTCCAGATCTCTGAACGCGTGAGGCGCGATGGAGCCAATAGTGTTCCGAGACAGAGTCAGATCCACCAGCTTGGTCATGTTTGCAAAGTCTTT comes from the Astatotilapia calliptera chromosome 15, fAstCal1.2, whole genome shotgun sequence genome and includes:
- the lrfn5b gene encoding leucine-rich repeat and fibronectin type-III domain-containing protein 5 isoform X1 produces the protein MRINLMTSQMESLLVYLIILGVAVKAHKVQICPKRCVCQVLNPNLATLCDKKGLLFVPPNIDRHTVEMRLGDNFVTSIKRKDFANMTKLVDLTLSRNTIGSIAPHAFRDLENLRALHLDSNRLTRINNDTFSGMSKLHHLILNNNQLTHIQSGAFNDLTALEELDLSYNNLESAPWVAIQRMPNLHTLNLDHNMLSYIPEGTFSGLQKLKRLDVTSNKLQKLPPDPIFQRAGVLATSGKMGPTSFALSFGGNPLRCNCELLWLRRLQREDDLETCASPQHLAGRYFWTVSEEEFLCEPPLITRYSQELRALEGQSVTLRCKARGDPDPIIHWIAPDGRLMSNSSRAVVHTDGTLDILISTVKDSGSFTCVASNPAGEAHSAVKLVITKLPHITNNTVEEQERDPGSSDIATVTKTGAEAGGVPLGNAKTSQEKKVVIAEATSTSALVKFNFHRSIPGIRMFQIQYNGTYDDSLVYRMIPPTSKSILVNNLAAGTHYDLCVLAIYDDQVTSLTATRVIGCIHFTTEPQYLRCHFMQSQFLGGTIVVIIGGIIVASVLAFIIFLIVRYRVCNQGDTDKALEMGDIRSLSSDGQLQGCGIPKSLSKQVLRPEKNDKDCLRVALPAPEPAKQRPPVVVASTKPSVPDCTVSTSAGSHSWHPASPGTPRPKHSTAPTKPSEARRAEADVELDNMNRNNSSDVKTAQAITLAVPGQPTKLTAIPRAPRPHQVARQYMTVPAGGARVNRRHSFNAESYAERCYVAYPKTGASLRSKRSLSMSGELPQLESTTNIRRARDKLSRSEWLLESTL
- the lrfn5b gene encoding leucine-rich repeat and fibronectin type-III domain-containing protein 5 isoform X2, with amino-acid sequence MTSQMESLLVYLIILGVAVKAHKVQICPKRCVCQVLNPNLATLCDKKGLLFVPPNIDRHTVEMRLGDNFVTSIKRKDFANMTKLVDLTLSRNTIGSIAPHAFRDLENLRALHLDSNRLTRINNDTFSGMSKLHHLILNNNQLTHIQSGAFNDLTALEELDLSYNNLESAPWVAIQRMPNLHTLNLDHNMLSYIPEGTFSGLQKLKRLDVTSNKLQKLPPDPIFQRAGVLATSGKMGPTSFALSFGGNPLRCNCELLWLRRLQREDDLETCASPQHLAGRYFWTVSEEEFLCEPPLITRYSQELRALEGQSVTLRCKARGDPDPIIHWIAPDGRLMSNSSRAVVHTDGTLDILISTVKDSGSFTCVASNPAGEAHSAVKLVITKLPHITNNTVEEQERDPGSSDIATVTKTGAEAGGVPLGNAKTSQEKKVVIAEATSTSALVKFNFHRSIPGIRMFQIQYNGTYDDSLVYRMIPPTSKSILVNNLAAGTHYDLCVLAIYDDQVTSLTATRVIGCIHFTTEPQYLRCHFMQSQFLGGTIVVIIGGIIVASVLAFIIFLIVRYRVCNQGDTDKALEMGDIRSLSSDGQLQGCGIPKSLSKQVLRPEKNDKDCLRVALPAPEPAKQRPPVVVASTKPSVPDCTVSTSAGSHSWHPASPGTPRPKHSTAPTKPSEARRAEADVELDNMNRNNSSDVKTAQAITLAVPGQPTKLTAIPRAPRPHQVARQYMTVPAGGARVNRRHSFNAESYAERCYVAYPKTGASLRSKRSLSMSGELPQLESTTNIRRARDKLSRSEWLLESTL